Part of the Halostella litorea genome is shown below.
GCGCCCGCGAGTTCGTGGAGCGCGCCGTGGAGGCCGCCCTCCGTCGCGTCGTGCATCGCGGTCACGGGCCCGGCGGCGGCCGCGGCGACGGCCCCCCGGACGTGTTCGACGCCGGGGAGCCGCGCGGCCGCGGCGTCCAGCGCCGCCTTGTCGGCCGGGATCTGATCGGGATACAGCGAGGCGAACAGGCTGGCGGCCTCGACGCCCGCGCCGGTCGTCACGAGCAGGCGGTCGCCCGGCCGCGCGCCGTCCGGGCGCACGACTGCGTCGTGGTCGCCCACCGCCATCGCCGTCGCGCCGCCGACCCAGGGGAACGAACAGCCCGCGTACCGCGCGGTGTGGCCCGTGACGACGGCGGTGCCCAGTTCCGCGAGTGCGTCGTCCATCGCGCCCCAGACGGCGGCGAACGACTCGTCGGCCATCCCCGGCGGGAGGTGGAAGGCGACCGAGAGATGCGACGGCGCGAGGCCGGAGACGGCAACGTCCGCGAGCACGACCCCCAGCGCGAACCGGGCGG
Proteins encoded:
- a CDS encoding AIR synthase-related protein, translating into MADAGKVDREFFEEYIYPRLGADRADVALGPRHGVDFGVIDADGTAVVTATDPLSILPGLGWERAARFALGVVLADVAVSGLAPSHLSVAFHLPPGMADESFAAVWGAMDDALAELGTAVVTGHTARYAGCSFPWVGGATAMAVGDHDAVVRPDGARPGDRLLVTTGAGVEAASLFASLYPDQIPADKAALDAAAARLPGVEHVRGAVAAAAAGPVTAMHDATEGGLHGALHELAGAAGVGVEFERDAVPLPDDVRAVADALDFDPWRATSSGTLLVTAPPDAADRVLDALRGEGLTAADVGRITDGESVVADGERVPEPDGDSSWPVYERLAGE